Genomic DNA from Gemmatimonadota bacterium:
CGGCATACTCCCAGTCGGGCTCGACCAGAGAGGGCACCGCGAGCTGCTCCTCCCCAGCGTACTCCGTGTCCCCCGCGCCCAGATAGCCGTGACACTTGCGGCAGCGGGCGGCGTACAGGTCGTTGCCGGCCAACAGGCGCGCCCTCTGGCCGGGCCAGCGCACAGTGTCGAAGAGGGCAGGCGAGTAGAGCGCGGACGCGGCGGCAACCCGTTCTCCTGCGGGCGGCGGCTCGAAGCGCTGCTCCTCACACGCCGCAAGGCCCAGAACCATACCCAACCCCAGGGTGCCGACCCACAG
This window encodes:
- a CDS encoding c-type cytochrome; amino-acid sequence: MVLGLAACEEQRFEPPPAGERVAAASALYSPALFDTVRWPGQRARLLAGNDLYAARCRKCHGYLGAGDTEYAGEEQLAVPSLVEPDWEYAGKVEAVRRRIFVGHERGMPSWVLSGLEPREIDAVAYYVLYRLRPDAAAARTGRPPT